The Chitinimonas sp. BJYL2 genome segment AGCTTCTCCTGTTCGGCTCGCAATGCTTGATTGCCGTCATGAAGCCAAACACCGAGACCCTCTGGGAATGGCGCTTTCCCCACAATCAAAAAGAGGAGCCCAGTAAACATCCCCTTTGATGCATTGGCATGGTCAGCAGCCATCTGAAGATCTGTTCTAGATGGATGTGGTATTGATTCTGGGTGTGTATGCCAAAACCCAAGACAGTGAAGCCCCTGCTTGAAAAGCAGTTCTCGTTCGGCTTCTGCGTCTCGCAGGTCGAAACCCACGCCAGCGAATGTAGACCATTGCGATGGGAGCTGGGTGACGGCATCGACTACAACAACCTCAGTCGTGAGATCTCGAGCGTAAAGTTGGCCAACGGACTCTCGTACGGCCCTTCCGAGTTGCGCATGCCTCTCAAGCACCGCCAATCCTTTCGGGGGTATCGCAAGGCTCCACATGGCGCCTGGTAAGCGGAAGCGAAGGCCCTGGTCAGCCATTGGGATTCAAAACCTTGTTGTAGTCCCTTAATAGCATCGTCGAGTCAAACACACTGCCAGTCGCAGGGACAATTGTTCTAGGCTTTGCGCCCACGTTGAGCGCGTCCAAATAGGCCTTAGATCGTACCCACGACCAAATGACGGAGCTACCTGGTGTTAGGTCAAGAGCGCTTAACAGTCGCTCAGCCGCAAAACCCGCTGCTTGCCAAGTGTCTGCAACACCATACGGGTGGAACCCAGCTCCACACGCGGGTATTTCATGCTTAGTAGGCTCTGGCCAGTCAGCAGCATTGACCAAGGTATCTGCGGGGTCCGTTATCGGCCAGACGTCGGCAGTCCCCACCAGCGCAACATGTGCAGCTGCACAGTATGGCTCAAGCCAGGTATGCACGATGGGTGTGCCTTCGAAAGCGCTTTGTCGGCATTGACTCAGTAGCGCTCGCACTGAGCTTTCACCTGTGCAGTCGACTACCAAGTCGAACATG includes the following:
- a CDS encoding Mov34/MPN/PAD-1 family protein; the encoded protein is MADQGLRFRLPGAMWSLAIPPKGLAVLERHAQLGRAVRESVGQLYARDLTTEVVVVDAVTQLPSQWSTFAGVGFDLRDAEAERELLFKQGLHCLGFWHTHPESIPHPSRTDLQMAADHANASKGMFTGLLFLIVGKAPFPEGLGVWLHDGNQALRAEQEKL